The following coding sequences lie in one Paenibacillus durus ATCC 35681 genomic window:
- a CDS encoding exodeoxyribonuclease III gives MKLISWNVNGLRACVNKGFNEYFAEEDADIFCLQETKLQEGQITLDHGEKYRQYWNYAVKKGYSGTAVFTKKEPLSVSIGIEGEEETEGRVITLEFEGFYLVNAYSPNARRDLSRLAYRLEWEDRFRAHLQRLDKQKPVVICGDLNVAHQEIDLKNPKSNNGNSGFTLEERGKMTELLASGFVDSFRYLYPDKKDVYSWWSYMPKVRERNVGWRIDYFLVSERLAPAIADARIECAVMGSDHCPVVLELNGF, from the coding sequence ATGAAACTGATATCTTGGAATGTCAACGGGCTGAGAGCCTGTGTGAACAAAGGATTTAACGAGTATTTTGCGGAAGAAGACGCGGATATCTTCTGCTTGCAGGAAACGAAGCTTCAGGAAGGGCAGATCACCCTGGACCACGGGGAGAAATATAGGCAGTACTGGAACTATGCCGTGAAGAAAGGATACTCCGGAACCGCTGTTTTCACCAAAAAAGAACCTCTCTCAGTGTCCATCGGCATTGAGGGAGAAGAGGAGACCGAGGGGAGAGTCATCACGCTCGAATTTGAGGGCTTCTATCTCGTGAACGCCTACAGCCCCAATGCCCGGCGCGACCTTTCGCGGCTGGCCTACCGGCTGGAATGGGAAGACCGTTTCCGCGCCCACCTGCAGCGTCTCGACAAGCAAAAGCCGGTTGTCATATGCGGGGATCTGAACGTTGCGCATCAGGAAATCGATCTGAAAAATCCGAAGTCCAACAATGGGAATTCCGGATTTACGCTTGAGGAACGCGGGAAGATGACCGAGCTTCTGGCCTCGGGATTTGTTGATTCGTTCCGGTATCTGTATCCCGATAAAAAGGACGTCTATTCCTGGTGGTCTTATATGCCGAAGGTGCGGGAGCGGAATGTAGGCTGGCGGATTGACTATTTTCTCGTATCGGAAAGGCTGGCTCCCGCTATTGCCGATGCCAGGATCGAATGCGCGGTTATGGGCAGCGACCATTGTCCGGTCGTGCTGGAGCTGAACGGATTTTAA
- a CDS encoding aminopeptidase, translating to MTSFEQMLDKYANLVIKVGVNIQPGQVLMVHAPLETAELTRLIVAKAYEAGAKYVIVDWDDEAVSRIRYEKAPEDSFGYYPQWYADMLEKFAEEGGAILHIKVPDPELLRGIDSAKVSTAVKAAAVTRQKYQAYTRNSRISWSLVKAPTRAWADKVFADLPEEQRIDAMWEAIFQMNRVEAEGDPVAAWQKHIANLKESQEKLNAKRYKSLHYRAPGTDLRVELPEGHLWRAAGGENEQGVYFVANMPTEEVYTMPHRTGVNGTVSSTMPLNLNGRLVDGIKLTFKEGKVTEFDARAGREHLASLLETDEGASYLGEMALVPYDSPISRLNRVFYNTGIDENASCHFALGSAYPVNIEGGTKLKQEELLAKGANVSLTHVDFMIGSAELDIDGELPDGTVEPVFRQGNWA from the coding sequence ATGACTTCATTTGAACAGATGCTGGATAAATACGCGAATTTGGTTATCAAAGTGGGGGTGAACATTCAGCCCGGGCAGGTGCTGATGGTCCATGCTCCGCTGGAGACCGCCGAGCTGACCCGGCTGATTGTAGCCAAGGCTTATGAAGCGGGCGCCAAATACGTCATTGTGGATTGGGACGACGAAGCGGTATCCCGAATCCGTTACGAGAAAGCACCGGAGGATTCTTTCGGCTACTACCCGCAGTGGTATGCGGATATGCTGGAGAAATTCGCTGAAGAGGGCGGCGCGATCCTGCATATTAAAGTACCCGATCCGGAGCTGCTGCGCGGCATCGATTCGGCCAAAGTGTCCACAGCGGTCAAAGCGGCGGCGGTCACCCGTCAGAAATATCAGGCTTATACCCGAAACAGCCGGATCAGCTGGTCGCTGGTCAAGGCGCCGACCCGGGCCTGGGCCGACAAAGTGTTCGCCGATCTGCCGGAGGAACAGCGCATTGACGCCATGTGGGAGGCGATCTTCCAGATGAACCGGGTCGAAGCGGAAGGCGATCCCGTCGCCGCCTGGCAGAAGCATATCGCCAATCTGAAAGAAAGCCAGGAGAAGCTGAACGCCAAGCGTTACAAAAGTCTGCATTACCGCGCTCCGGGAACCGATCTGCGCGTCGAGCTGCCGGAAGGCCATTTATGGCGGGCCGCAGGCGGGGAGAATGAACAAGGCGTCTATTTTGTCGCCAATATGCCGACAGAAGAAGTGTACACGATGCCGCACCGTACCGGCGTGAACGGAACCGTGAGCAGTACAATGCCGCTTAATCTGAACGGACGGCTTGTGGACGGTATTAAATTGACCTTCAAGGAAGGCAAGGTAACGGAGTTTGACGCCAGGGCCGGACGCGAGCATTTGGCTTCGCTGCTGGAGACGGACGAAGGCGCGTCCTATCTGGGCGAGATGGCGCTTGTCCCGTACGATTCGCCGATATCGCGGCTGAACCGGGTTTTTTACAATACGGGCATCGACGAGAACGCCTCCTGCCACTTCGCGCTCGGCAGCGCTTATCCCGTCAATATTGAGGGAGGAACGAAGCTTAAGCAGGAGGAGCTGTTGGCGAAGGGGGCTAATGTCAGCCTGACCCATGTAGACTTTATGATCGGGTCGGCGGAGCTGGACATTGACGGCGAGCTGCCGGACGGAACGGTAGAGCCGGTGTTCAGACAAGGAAACTGGGCGTAA
- a CDS encoding chemotaxis protein CheW, whose protein sequence is MATAKSEQFVELTAGSETCALSIKDIHEIIRMQDITDIPFSKPAVKGIINHRGRVVPVMSLRNLLGLPDESYTKTTRIIIVSRNEELIGFIVDKVSHMTAYDKIHSPLGAAYEDSRDGVFLGIASKGERLIGILKLEGLLDS, encoded by the coding sequence ATAGCCACTGCAAAAAGCGAACAGTTTGTTGAGCTTACCGCCGGATCAGAAACATGCGCATTAAGTATTAAAGACATCCACGAGATTATCAGGATGCAGGACATTACGGATATACCATTCAGCAAACCCGCGGTTAAAGGCATAATCAATCATCGGGGCAGGGTTGTTCCCGTAATGAGTCTAAGGAATCTGCTTGGGCTGCCGGATGAGTCTTACACTAAGACAACGCGAATAATCATTGTAAGCCGTAATGAAGAGCTCATTGGATTCATTGTCGACAAAGTCAGCCACATGACGGCATATGATAAGATTCATTCTCCATTGGGCGCGGCATATGAAGACAGCCGAGATGGAGTATTTCTTGGAATTGCCAGCAAAGGAGAACGGCTTATTGGCATTCTGAAGCTGGAAGGGCTGTTAGACAGCTAA
- a CDS encoding TetR/AcrR family transcriptional regulator has product MSKRSYDSERVRQDVLKEAEGLFSRKGYTATSIADISKATGHSKGHIYYHFKSKEELFVALAQQTMRRWGERWLELAATCSSPSDKLYAIADFVMNNYKQDLLKAGQELAALPDVQMSTLQALYGLASTPIGAYHEIISEGMASGDFRQGDAERLSLLFSGWLGGLNAFVHTLDKETLQDLYRETVSLFLRAISE; this is encoded by the coding sequence GTGTCCAAGAGAAGCTACGACAGCGAACGGGTCCGGCAGGATGTGCTGAAGGAAGCCGAAGGGCTATTCTCGCGAAAAGGGTATACCGCCACCTCGATCGCGGATATTTCCAAGGCAACTGGACACAGCAAGGGTCATATTTATTATCACTTTAAGAGCAAAGAGGAGCTGTTCGTCGCTCTGGCGCAGCAGACGATGCGAAGGTGGGGGGAGCGATGGCTGGAGCTCGCAGCAACTTGTTCCTCGCCTTCGGATAAGCTGTACGCCATTGCCGATTTCGTGATGAACAACTATAAGCAGGATCTGCTGAAAGCGGGCCAGGAGCTGGCGGCGCTTCCCGATGTGCAGATGTCCACCTTGCAGGCGCTGTATGGTTTGGCGAGCACGCCGATAGGGGCTTACCACGAAATCATTAGCGAAGGAATGGCAAGCGGCGACTTCAGGCAAGGGGACGCGGAGCGGCTCAGCCTGCTGTTCAGCGGATGGCTCGGCGGGCTTAACGCGTTCGTGCACACGCTGGACAAGGAGACGCTGCAAGATTTGTACCGGGAGACGGTGTCCTTGTTTCTACGGGCGATTTCCGAGTAG
- a CDS encoding glycosyltransferase, which yields MEWLYWLLSGVNALMWGGVALLYTAKAGQIGQLYKTEVMPLEEPPLISVIIAARNEHKALERCIRSLAGQTYSNLEIIAVDDRSTDSTRAIIEEMAAKYLSVSGVYIEELPEGWMGKSHALYEGVKRANGEWLLFTDGDTLFQPECVSKAEAYCRKGRLDHLTLIPDFHGSHLFSKWYGAFIFLSASSFGMLWKVKNPKAPQSLGVGAFNLVKRSAYERIGTHAAFSYNTTDDATLGKRIKQAGCRQDAVYGTRMIAVWNWYESLGQLIGSVEKSVFSFRNALTITFSCLLTMLYPWAGLFIGPMAPRILCAVSLLSVFWLYYVYARHAGGGRWYGIAHPLVGLCLIFGGLRGAVRASRRGGMTWRGTTYDLKNLKS from the coding sequence ATGGAATGGTTGTATTGGCTGCTTTCGGGTGTAAACGCGCTGATGTGGGGAGGCGTGGCGTTATTGTATACGGCCAAGGCGGGACAGATCGGCCAACTGTACAAGACGGAAGTGATGCCCCTGGAAGAACCGCCGCTGATCTCGGTGATCATTGCCGCCAGAAATGAGCATAAAGCCTTGGAACGCTGCATACGCTCGCTTGCCGGTCAGACCTATTCAAACCTTGAAATTATCGCTGTTGACGACCGTTCTACGGACAGCACCCGGGCGATTATCGAAGAGATGGCTGCCAAGTACCTAAGTGTATCCGGAGTATATATAGAGGAGTTGCCGGAGGGCTGGATGGGAAAAAGCCATGCTTTGTACGAGGGAGTGAAGCGGGCGAACGGAGAGTGGCTGCTTTTTACGGATGGGGATACCCTATTTCAACCGGAATGTGTATCCAAGGCGGAGGCCTACTGCCGGAAGGGGCGGCTTGATCATTTAACGCTTATTCCCGATTTCCACGGCAGTCATTTGTTCTCGAAATGGTACGGCGCATTTATCTTTCTCAGCGCGTCGTCCTTCGGGATGCTCTGGAAGGTGAAGAATCCGAAAGCACCGCAATCGCTCGGTGTTGGAGCTTTTAATCTGGTCAAGCGCAGCGCCTATGAAAGAATCGGCACGCACGCGGCTTTCTCTTATAACACAACAGACGACGCCACGCTCGGCAAAAGAATCAAACAGGCGGGCTGCCGCCAGGATGCCGTATACGGTACCCGAATGATTGCCGTCTGGAACTGGTATGAGAGTCTGGGACAATTAATCGGAAGTGTGGAAAAGTCGGTGTTCAGCTTTCGAAACGCGCTGACCATAACCTTTTCCTGTCTGCTGACAATGCTGTATCCTTGGGCAGGTCTCTTTATCGGTCCGATGGCTCCGAGAATACTCTGCGCGGTGAGCCTGCTGTCGGTATTCTGGCTGTACTATGTTTACGCGCGCCATGCCGGCGGCGGCCGATGGTACGGCATTGCCCACCCGCTAGTCGGGCTTTGCCTTATATTTGGCGGGCTCCGGGGCGCTGTCCGGGCTTCCCGAAGAGGCGGCATGACCTGGCGCGGTACCACTTATGATCTGAAAAATTTGAAGTCCTGA